In Aspergillus fumigatus Af293 chromosome 2, whole genome shotgun sequence, a genomic segment contains:
- a CDS encoding F-box protein — protein MASSKTSQLHLYSLPNEVFVHILSPFSTRDLLPLATISHRFHDLVLRIIHYRLLLAAALKEYKLILECFHPSSKLTEPHVFCKYLGTDGLSDRYEGKGSLYEDVDTAKRLGRLTCLYSRFRPEVTIEQMGTGARITPYSDLEGEPGKENPAVTRPVNLEDFENFSQLCVVASVVKVVPGTDLLLSTIEVVDGVVRLFRDWLRDQGQRSSSDAPSNSTDDSILWVDTGQNVGLKLRVRQKEVSQQQFPILIHRDEMPPASYEVDIEELHIRTTRLLLAVEQSQQDQRDYTRAVIFTRPRVE, from the exons ATGGCTTCCAGCAAAACTTCGCAACTTCATCTCTACTCTCTACCAAATGAG GTCTTTGTGCACATCCTATCTCCCTTTTCCACCCGTGACCTGCTCCCTTTAGCGACCATCTCCCATCGTTTTCATGACCTGGTCCTGCGCATCATTCATTATCGTCTTCTGCTGGCTGCGGCCCTGAAAGAGTACAAGCTCATCCTCGAGTGCTTTCACCCAAGCTCTAAGCTTACTGAGCCCCATGTGTTCTGCAAGTATCTCGGCACAGATGGCTTAAGCGACCGATATGAGGGGAAGGGCTCGTTGTACGAGGACGTAGACACGGCCAAGCGACTTGGAAGACTGACCTGTCTCTATTCACGATTTCGTCCAGAAGTGACCATTGAGCAGATGGGTACAGGAGCAAGGATAACTCCATATTCCG ATCTTGAGGGTGAACCCGGCAAAGAGAATCCGGCTGTAACAAGGCCTGTCAATCTTGAAGATTTCGAGAATTTCTCCCAGTTATGCGTCGTCGCAAGTGTGGTGAAGGTAGTGCCCGGAACTGATCTCCTTTTAAGCACCATCGAGGTCGTAGACGGCGTGGTCAGGCTCTTCCGAGACTGGTTAAGGGACCAAGGACAGAGGAGTAGTAGCGATGCCCCCAGCAACTCAACCGACGATTCAATTCTATGGGTCGACACAGGGCAGAATGTAGGTCTCAAGCTTCGGGTACGACAGAAGGAGGTCTCCCAACAGCAATTCCCTATTCTTATCCATCGTGATGAGATGCCACCGGCTAGTTATGAGGTTGATATTGAAG AACTGCATATTCGTACCACACGCCTGCTACTGGCTGTTGAACAGTCACAGCAGGACCAACGAGATTACACCAGGGCTGTGATTTTTACTCGGCCTCGGGTGGAATAG
- a CDS encoding MFS transporter has protein sequence MAGFEGEAPQASKIPYWRLVFDPKVVTDEVINHPYAGRGTDDDPFVVVWISGDSRNPMNFSSFLKWSLTILVSLTTLAIALISSAYSGGMAEVMKELDSSREVTTLGISLFVLGFAFGPLIWAPMSEVFGRRNVFTITFCLLTAFNAGCAGSGNIQTLIILRFLAGFFGSSPFGNAGGSIADMFPAAKRGIAISLFSAAPLCGPAIGPIIGGFLGSGAGWRWVEGFLAIFSGVIWICLCVFLPETYAPVLLRKRAEKLSELSGKVYRSKLDIERGKLSLQQTLTTALSRPWRLLFREPIVFLFCIYMAIIYGILYLCFAAFPIVFQEARGWNEGIGGLAFLGILVGMVIAVIYTFPENMHYAKLCRQTTGRLPPEVRLAPSIVGAIALPIGLFWFAWTNSPSIHWMVSIAAGAPFGFGLVLVFLSVFNYLIDAYTIYSASVLAANSALRSLFGAAFPLFTSYLYSGLGIHWASSIPAFLALACVPIPIVFSLYGARIRKRCRYAAEADAFMQRLVQSNQQEAQREEPVIEKANAAVEPATVDVERDSETGSLSTVPSAIDMSRKASCVSKISGRWLGRTATQYEENPYDIDRINTRNSAISGHYQRD, from the exons ATGGCTGGCTTTGAAGGCGAGGCACCCCAAGCCTCCAAGATTCCATATTGGCGCTTGGTCTTTGATCCAAAGGTGGTCACCGACGAAGTGATTAATCATCCTTACGCTGGAAGAGGTACCGATGATGATCCCTTTGTTGTTGTTTGGATTTCTGGCGACTCGCGCAATCCGATGAATTTCAGCTCTTTTCTGAAATGGTCGCTCACGATCCTGGTCTCCTTGACTACCCTTGCGATTGCGCTGATATCTTCTGCCTACTCGGGAGGCATGGCCGAGGTTATGAAAGAGTTGGACTCTTCAAGAGAAGTCACCACTCTAGGAATATCCCTTTTCGTCCTTGGATTTGCGTTTGGACCGCTGATTTGGGCACCAATGAGCGAAGTATTTGGTCGCCGCAACGTTTTTACGATCACTTTCTGCTTACTTACTGCCTTCAATGCCGGATGTGCCGGCTCTGGGAATATCCAAACATTGATCATACTGAGATTCTTGGCTGGTTTCTTCGGATCGTCTCCATTTGGCAATGCAGGTGGAAGTATTGCGGATATGTTCCCGGCCGCCAAACGGGGCATTGCTATCAGCCTCTTCTCTGCCGCACCCCTTTGCGGACCAGCTATCGGCCCAATCATTGGAGGCTTCCTTGGCTCTGGTGCTGGTTGGCGCTGGGTGGAAGGGTTCTTGGCCATCTTTTCGGGTGTCATTTGGATATGCCTTTGTGTGTTTTTGCCCGAAACGTACGCCCCAGTTCTCTTGCGCAAGCGCGCGGAAAAGCTCTCTGAACTTAGTGGAAAAGTCTACCGTAGCAAGCTGGACATCGAACGAGGTAAACTGTCGCTGCAGCAGACCTTGACTACTGCGCTGTCACGGCCATGGCGTCTTCTGTTCCGTGAGCCGATAGTGTTTCTATTTTGCATATACATGGCTATCATCTACGGCATCTTATACCTTTGCTTTGCCGCCTTTCCGATCGTCTTCCAGGAAGCCCGCGGTTGGAATGAAGGTATTGGAGGATTGGCTTTCCTAGGAATCCTGGTCGGTATGGTCATCGCTGTCATCTACACGTTTCCAGAGAACATGCACTACGCCAAATTGTGCAGACAAACAACGGGTCGCCTTCCTCCCGAGGTCCGCCTGGCACCAAGTATCGTCGGTGCTATTGCCTTGCCCATCGGTCTTTTTTGGTTCGCCTGGACCAACTCGCCCTCAATTCACTGGATGGTCTCGATTGCCGCTGGAGCACCCTTTGGGTTCGGGCTAGTTCTCGTATTTCTCAGTGTATTCAACTATTTGATAGATGCATATACTATCTACTCTGCATCCGTGCTGGCAGCAAACTCCGCTCTCCGGTCTCTCTTTGGCGCAGCCTTTCCCCTCTTCACCAGCTACCTCTACTCAGGGCTGG GGATTCATTGGGCGTCATCGATTCCTGCGTTCCTGGCACTAGCGTGTGTTCCAATACCCATAGTGTTTTCTCTATACGGCGCGCGCATTCGAAAGCGATGCCGTTACGCGGCCGAGGCCGACGCATTCATGCAACGTCTTGTACAGAGCAATCAACAGGAAGCTCAGCGCGAAGAGCCTGTCATTGAGAAGGCCAATGCTGCGGTGGAGCCTGCTACGGTTGACGTGGAAAGAGATAGTGAGACTGGCAGTCTCTCCACTGTTCCATCTGCGATTGATATGAGTCGGAAAGCGTCTTGCGTGTCGAAGATATCCGGGCGCTGGCTGGGTCGCACGGCGACTCAGTATGAGGAGAATCCGTATGATATCGATCGAATAAACACTCGCAATTCTGCGATAAGTGGACATTATCAGAGGGATTAG
- a CDS encoding glycosyltransferase family 1 protein, with protein MDEGEKVKVLFLTNSELGQSSVCLAVTHEFLLRPEYEVHIASFPVLGPTVTKVNARAKSLASAQQEATFHPLCGLSMKDAYIQKVGNQRTFNNHRVGLRGAMNAYKSVLINALAPWNGSEYMAVYFQCFSVIQDIQPVVVVVDPLFAPAIDACLKLKLPYLVLSPNTLKDHCQPRLANFWKFPALCSGYLYPLPLYQVIPNTILVLGLGLAIHNSSELKELKRYRNENELSGKTPGMISRSGDKTPFLVPSKKEYEFSRRVPSNFTLCGPIVRPWDALETENADLARFVRRAPTVLANFGSHVVFNNATARQFAEGIALLLERRPETQVIWKLKWNPEINVEDKAFESIRGAIADRRVRITDWLRVEPMSLLMSGHIECLIHHGGSNSFHEAVRAGVPQVILPTWFDTYEFAARVEWLKIGLWANRKTAPAINGKHLGRALIRVLTSNDSPRIFANAKTLAAQLGPQEGRVVACERIIEVIKAQKKDEDKKDKPQKDQTGEVNVQQLTVGNEERTPEQEIALGTLNALY; from the exons ATGGACGAAGGCGAAAAAGTCAAAGTTCTCTTCCTCACTAACAGTGAGTTGGGACAGTCTTCTGTTTGTCTGGCTGTCACTCATGAATTCCTCCTGCGTCCCGAGTATGAGGTGCATATCGCCTCCTTCCCGGTGCTTGGCCCTACTGTCACGAAGGTGAATGCACGCGCCAAAAGCCTCGCATCCGCTCAGCAGGAAGCTACTTTCCATCCGCTGTGTGGACTGTCGATGAAAGACGCGTACATCCAGAAGGTCGGTAACCAACGTACTTTCAACAATCATCGTGTCGGACTGAGGGGCGCCATGAACGCGTACAAGTCTGTGCTGATCAACGCTCTTGCTCCTTGGAACGGAAGCGAATACATGGCGGTGTACTTTCAGTGCTTTTCCGTCATCCAGGATATCCAGCCAGTCGTGGTTGTGGTTGACCCATTGTTTGCTCCGGCCATCGATGCGTGCCTCAAGCTGAAGTTGCCGTATCTTGTCCTGAGTCCCAATACTCTCAAAGACCACTGTCAGCCAAGACTCGCGAACTTCTGGAAATTTCCCGC ACTCTGCTCTGGATACCTGTACCCTTTGCCGTTGTATCAGGTCATACCCAACACCATTCTGGTTCTGGGGCTCGGACTGGCTATCCACAATTCATCGGAGCTAAAGGAGCTGAAGAGATACCGTAACGAGAACGAACTCAGCGGCAAGACCCCCGGTATGATCTCCCGCTCCGGTGACAAAACCCCATTCCTGGTCCCCTCCAAGAAAGAGTACGAGTTCTCTCGCCGCGTTCCCAGTAACTTCACCCTTTGTGGCCCCATCGTCCGTCCTTGGGACGCGTTGGAAACAGAGAATGCGGATCTGGCCAGGTTTGTCCGTCGCGCTCCCACTGTCCTCGCCAACTTTGGCTCTCATGTCGTGTTCAATAATGCCACGGCCAGACAGTTCGCTGAAGGCATAGCCCTGCTGCTCGAGAGGCGGCCCGAAACCCAGGTCATTTGGAAGCTCAAGTGGAATCCGGAGATTAACGTTGAGGACAAGGCCTTCGAGAGCATTCGCGGCGCTATCGCAGATAGACGCGTGCGTATCACTGACTGGCTGCGCGTTGAGCCCATGTCTCTCTTGATGAGCGGCCACATCGAATGCCTCATTCATCACGGTGGTTCCAATTCCTTCCACGAGGCAGTCAG AGCTGGCGTTCCGCAGGTCATCCTTCCCACTTGGTTCGACACCTACGAGTTCGCTGCTCGCGTTGAGTGGCTGAAAATTGGTCTCTGGGCCAACAGAAAGACCGCTCCAGCTATCAATGGGAAGCATTTGGGACGCGCTCTGATTCGTGTCTTGACCAGCAATGACAGTCCCAGAATCTTTGCCAACGCAAAGACACTTGCCGCCCAGTTGGGTCCTCAGGAAGGACGCGTCGTCGCTTGCGAGAGAATTATTGAGGTGATCAAGGCTCAGAAGAAAgacgaagacaagaaggATAAGCCCCAGAAAGACCAGACAGGAGAGGTCAACGTGCAACAGCTGACAGTCGGAAACGAGGAGAGAACCCCAGAACAGGAGATCGCGCTGGGAACTCTGAACGCCCTGTACTAG
- a CDS encoding NAD(P)-dependent oxidoreductase, whose translation MAGESVAFIGLGNIGRGMSKNIAQKGPQSSLTLYNRTVAKASAFAESLGSTQAPVTVASTIPEAVKDASIIFICVADDPALDQIISTILADSSLNLASKVFVDCSTVHPDTSRRTHAALTPRGASFIACPVFGAPVFADAGQLVVVPAGDAAAIDRIRPFFEGVTARATIDMSGHDVGRASTLKILGNTLILNTVESIAEGLVAAEKFGLGADVYQQWVHGLVGGMFAKYADRMCTGDYYKREEPLFAVDLARKDLRHAASLAEAAGMRLRSVEITDAYLQEVKAEKGEKGDIAGVYGAIRKESGLPFENQQ comes from the exons ATGGCTGGTGAAAGCGTAGCCTTTATTGGCCTCGGAAACATCGGACGG GGAATGAGCAAGAACATCGCTCAAAAAGGCCCCCAGTCCTCTCTCACCCTCTACAACCGCACCGTCGCCAAAGCCTCCGCATTCGCAGAATCCCTCGGCTCAACCCAGGCCCCCGTCACCGTCGCCTCCACCATCCCCGAAGCCGTCAAGGATGCCTctatcatcttcatctgtgTCGCTGACGATCCCGCCCTTGACCagatcatctccaccatTCTCGCCGACTCCTCCCTCAACCTCGCCTCCAAGGTCTTCGTCGACTGCTCAACCGTCCACCCGGACACCTCCCGCCGAACCCACGCCGCCCTAACGCCGCGCGGCgcctccttcatcgcctGTCCCGTTTTCGGCGCGCCTGTCTTCGCAGACGCAGGTCAGCTGGTCGTCGTGCCCGCCGGCGATGCAGCCGCCATCGACCGCATCAGGCCGTTCTTCGAGGGCGTCACCGCCCGCGCCACAATCGACATGAGCGGCCACGACGTCGGCCGCGCCAGCACCCTCAAAATCCTGGGTAACACGCTCATCCTCAACACGGTCGAGTCGATTGCAGAGGGGCTCGTGGCGGCGGAGAAGTTCGGACTCGGAGCTGATGTTTACCAGCAGTGGGTGCATGGGTTGGTTGGAGGCATGTTCGCGAAATACGCGGACCGAATGTGTACGGGCGACTACTACAAGCGTGAGGAGCCGCTCTTCGCGGTGGACTTGGCGCGCAAGGACCTGCGGCATGCGGCCAGCTTGGCTGAGGCGGCTGGGATGCGGCTGCGTAGTGTTGAGATCACGGATGCGTATCTGCAGGAGGTCAAGGCTGAGAAGGGGGAAAAGGGGGATATCGCGGGTGTCTATGGAGCTATTCGGAAGGAGTCGGGGTTGCCGTTTGAGAATCAGCAGTGA
- a CDS encoding alpha-glucosidase — protein MFQLRRFYFQRAFRCRLRSLPPTSVRPSKSDQKYYQPPISSLITYKPFSTTAKMPDPTTRNKSVTASGTFKPQILDMDREWWREIIIYEIYVQSFQDSNNDGIGDLRGIVQRLDYLKDLGADMLWLTPIYESPLEDQGYDIANYKGINPIYGTMKDWEDLAAEIHRRGMKIMMDMVFNHTSSQHAWFLESKKSRDNPKRDWYFWRRGKIGTNGERLPPNNWESLFGGPAWKYDEHTDEWYMHLFSPSQPDLNWDNPEVRNAVFDVIDFWGQKGTDGFRFDVINLVSKTPGLPDAPIVNPDKYEQPAVPLFTNGPNIHTYMHEMNRKVLSKYTNCTVGEMPCGVDEYESSQYVAKERQELSMVFQFHHMDLDGENGDKWKPRKWELWEFEKVFRIWQQHMLGNNGWNSLYLENHDQSRCVSRFGNPDPRYRAVSAKMLATIQLSLRGTPFIYQGQELGTPHPQNWKIEDYNDVETHGYYNAQYKARKEKDPSKEPDMSDVMDVIRLKGRDNARSPIMWNNAPNAGFTSPDAKPWLRMNDEYANINVQAQTRDPDSVLNYYKKLLHIRKQHPLMWYGVYIPINASDPKVFSFLRTQGPWRTLIFCNWAAEESDFEIPEEIDIDLAVMLIANYHVDEYQLQQKVRLRPYEARIYSLRN, from the exons ATGTTTCAACTGAGACGATTTTATTTTCAGAGAGCCTTCCGCTGTAGGTTGCGAAGCTTGCCTCCCACTTCTGTCAGACCATCTAAGTCAGATCAAAAATACTACCAGCCTCCAATAAGTTCTCTCATTACATACAAACCTTTTTCGACAACCGCAAAAATGCCAGATCCAACGACTCGGAACAAGTCCGTGACGGCGTCCGGCACGTTCAAGCCGCAAATTCTCGATATGGATCGAGAATGGTGGCgagagatcatcatctaTGAGATCTACGTGCAGTCGTTTCAGGATAGCAACAATGATGGTATTGGTGATCTTCGCGGCATCGTCCAGCGGCTCGACTATCTGAAAGACCTTGGGGCGGATATGCTGTGGTTGACACCAATCTATGAATCACCCCTCGAAGATCAAGGCTACGACATTGCAAATTACAAGGGTATCAATCCAATATATGGGACCATGAAAGACTGGGAAGACCTTGCTGCAGAAATTCATAGGAGAGGAATGAAGATAATGATGGACATGGTGTTCAACCACACCAGCTCTCAG CATGCATGGTTCTTAGAGTCAAAGAAAAGCCGAGACAACCCGAAGAGAGACTGGTACTTCtggagaaggggaaagataGGCACAAATGGAGAGCGCTTACCTCCTAACAATTGGGAAAGTCTTTTTGGAG GTCCGGCATGGAAGTATGATGAGCATACAGACGAATGGT ATATGCATCTGTTCTCGCCATCTCAGCCAGACCTGAACTGGGACAATCCTGAGGTGCGGAATGCAGTTTTCGACGTTATTGATTTCTGGGGACAAAAAGGAACAGACGGCTTCCGG TTTGATGTTATAAACCTTGTCTCCAAGACACCTGGTCTTCCGGATGCACCCATTGTGAACCCCGATAAGTACGAGCAACCTGCCGTGCCATTATTCACGAACGG TCCCAATATCCACACATATATGCATGAGATGAATCGCAAGGTGCTGAGCAAATACACCAATTGCACAGTTGGTGAAATGCCGTGTGGTGTGGACGAATACGAGTCCAGTCAGTATGTGGCCAAGGAGCGTCAGGAGCTCTCTATGGTCTTCCAGTTTCACCATATGGATCTGGATGGTGAAAATGGAGACAAATGGAAGCCTCGCAAGTGGGAACTCTGGGAATTTGAGAAAGTGTTCAGGATTTGGCAGCAGCATATGCTGGGCAACAACG GATGGAATTCTCTGTATCTTGAAAATCATGACCAATCCCGGTGTGTGTCACGATTTGGCAACCCTGATCCGCGATACAGAGCCGTGTCAGCCAAGATGTTGGCTACAATTCAGCTCTCTCTAAGAGGAACCCCTTTTATCTATCAGGGCCAGGAATTGGGCACCCCACATCCCCAGAACTGGAAGATTGAAGATTATAACGATGTTGAGACGCATGGATACTACAACGC TCAGTACAAAGCTcgcaaagaaaaagatccCTCCAAGGAGCCTGACATGTCCGATGTGATGGATGTCATTCGCCTCAAAGGACGGGACAATGCGCGTAGCCCTATCATGTGGAATAATGCGCCCAATGCAGGGTTCACTTCCCCAGATGCCAAACCTTGGCTCCGAATGAACGATGAATATGCCAATATCAACGTCCAGGCTCAGACTCGTGATCCCGACTCGGTCCTGAACTACTACAAGAAGCTGTTGCATATCCGCAAACAGCATCCGCTGATG TGGTACGGAGTCTATATTCCTATCAATGCGAGTGACCCCAAGgtcttctctttcctgcGGACTCAAGGGCCGTGGCgcaccttgatcttctgcaaCTGGGCGGCGGAAGAGTCCGATTTCGAAATTCCCGAAGAGATTGACATTGACTTGGCTGTCATGCTCATCGCCAACTACCATGTGGATGAATAtcagctgcagcagaaggTCCGACTCAGGCCATATGAGGCCCGTATCTACTCCCTTCGTAACTGA
- a CDS encoding glycoside hydrolase family 13 protein, which translates to MSSSEFHPINTDRAQSPDASTECHESDSLDKLRWWQKATIYQVLIQSFQDTDGDGKGDLRGIVNRLDYFVALGIDVIWISPIYESPMRDMGYDISDYRKVNPVFGTMQDMELLIEETHRRGLRLILDIALNHTATEHEWFQTSRRARKDPRLGKRDWYFWSEGKLDEFGNRIPPNNWESTFTGSVWEWDELAGEFYLHIFGKNQPDLNWDCEEVRKELYSVLRFWLDKGVDGFRLDTMNLVSKTSSFPDAPISKEGSIWQPANYLFANGPHIHEYLQEMHEEVFSHYDCMTLAEMSCGVSAPEAVRYTSRFNARPELNLVIQFQHVELDCHDGDKWMLREWELPELKRIINEWQETLVKNGGWNTVWMENHDQPRGISRFTTNSPRFRALCAKLLALWQFTLQGTNLIFQGQELGMINPGLFSEDMNQDIETIQYWKAACEEAGSEAPHKLELAKKAIIQKGRDNTRIPIPWTEDPHGGFTDPKAKPWLPAFDHGGEWCHASQRHSPESVWSFYRSLITMRKANPTLAYYGSYECLDVENPIIWAYKRTSKHKCYLVVLNFSGCASSWNYVNHDVDLSTSRLLMSNHMTCEASSTPDLIFLRPFEGRLYQL; encoded by the exons ATGTCTAGCTCAGAATTTCATCCGATCAACACAGACAGGGCGCAGAGCCCTGATGCATCAACAGAATGTCACGAGTCAGACAGTCTCGACAAGCTGCGTTGGTGGCAGAAAGCAACCATTTATCAGGTATTAATTCAGAGCTTTCAAGACACTGATGGAGATGGCAAAGGGGACCTTCGCGGAATAGTTAATCGCCTCGACTATTTCGTCGCGCTTGGTATTGACGTGATCTGGATTTCACCTATTTATGAATCACCAATGCGAGACATGGG GTACGACATTAGTGACTATCGAAAGGTTAATCCAGTTTTTGGAACAATGCAGGACATGGAACTCCTGATAGAGGAAACACATCGAAGAGGACTCAGGTTGATCTTGGACATCGCTCTCAATCACACTGCAACTGAG CACGAATGGTTCCAAACCTCTCGACGCGCACGAAAAGATCCCAGGCTAGGTAAGCGAGACTGGTATTTCTGGAGCGAAGGGAAGCTAGATGAGTTTGGCAATCGTATACCTCCAAATAATTGGGAGAGTACATTTACTG GTTCTGTTTGGGAGTGGGACGAGCTGGCAGGCGAGTTCT ACCTACACATTTTTGGCAAAAACCAGCCTGATCTGAATTGGGATTGTGAGGAAGTACGAAAAGAACTGTACAGTGTGTTGAGGTTCTGGTTAGATAAGGGAGTGGACGGATTCCGG CTCGACACGATGAACTTGGTTTCAAAGACATCATCCTTTCCAGATGCTCCCATCTCCAAAGAAGGTTCAATATGGCAGCCGGCAAATTACTTGTTTGCAAACGG ACCTCATATTCATGAGTACTTGCAGGAAATGCACGAGGAAGTGTTCTCTCATTATGACTGCATGACCTTAGCAGAGATGTCCTGCGGCGTCTCCGCTCCTGAAGCTGTTCGGTATACATCGCGATTCAATGCTCGTCCCGAACTAAACCTAGTCATTCAATTCCAGCATGTAGAGCTCGACTGCCACGATGGCGACAAGTGGATGCTGCGGGAATGGGAGCTCCCCGAATTGAAACGAATTATCAACGAGTGGCAAGAAACATTGGTCAAAAATGGGGGATGGAACACAGTCTGGATGGAGAATCACGATCAGCCAAGAGGCATCTCCAGGTTCACTACCAACAGTCCGCGATTTCGGGCCCTGTGTGCTAAATTGCTAGCTTTATGGCAGTTCACGCTTCAGGGCACAaacctcatcttccagggGCAGGAGCTAGGGATGATCAACCCGGGACTCTTTTCGGAAGATATGAATCAAGACATTGAGACGATCCAGTATTGGAAGGC AGCTTGCGAAGAGGCAGGAAGCGAAGCACCACATAAGCTCGAGTTGGCCAAAAAGGCCATCATACAGAAAGGTCGTGATAATACTCGGATACCCATTCCG TGGACTGAGGATCCCCATGGGGGATTCACAGACCCGAAAGCCAAACCGTGGCTTCCTGCCTTTGATCATGGCGGAGAATGGTGCCACGCCAGCCAGAGACACAGTCCTGAGTCGGTCTGGTCATTCTATCGCTCCCTGATCACCATGAGAAAGGCAAACCCGACTCTGGCA TACTACGGGTCATACGAATGCTTGGACGTAGAAAACCCCATCATCTGGGCCTACAAGCGAACATCCAAACACAAATGCTATCTTGTCGTGCTCAACTTCTCCGGCTGCGCCTCCTCGTGGAACTATGTAAATCACGACGTGGACTTGTCAACATCCAGGCTACTCATGTCGAACCACATGACTTGCGAAGCAAGTTCTACTCCAGACCTCATCTTTCTGAGGCCATTTGAAGGGCGTCTGTACCAATTATAG
- a CDS encoding putative pheromone P-factor (Map2): MVKSSTVIITLLVAMVAAAPIPVSLPCISEAAARSLLIVQNWQIGAKNTPSHLNNNKPRIESPTLSNLLLNPEIFKSFKFSGLVEPVGDALANPPTLAPLPS, from the coding sequence ATGGTCAAGTCATCCACTGTAATCATTACCCTGCTCGTGGCCATGGTGGCAGCAGCACCTATTCCCGTCAGTCTACCCTGTATATCAGAAGCAGCGGCTCGGTCCTTACTGATAGTTCAAAACTGGCAGATCGGGGCGAAGAACACTCCCTCTCACTTGAACAACAACAAGCCCCGGATAGAGTCCCCCACGCTCAGCAATCTCCTGCTGAATCCAGAGATTTTCAAATCTTTCAAGTTTTCTGGTCTGGTTGAGCCTGTCGGAGACGCACTCGCTAACCCTCCAACACTTGCTCCCCTGCCGTCGTGA
- a CDS encoding CoA-binding protein, whose translation MTIRSLGLQIIAHIYLEILRTKPQSPLHQCLVLSPTRNLHGRRQTILLFPALCGCWSQQRCEQVRLQEILIVLAWYHQHSLPVTPLNPRAPQIDLPSKSYQTVPSPGALPSPSQTSLSVVTPPAVTLPLLQEAHSVGIPAVWLQPGTFDDAVLEYAREHFEAAIAGDGGRGHEGWCVLVDGEEGLDAAGVQWTSQKL comes from the exons ATGACG ATTCGATCTCTTGGACTCCAAATCATCGCTCACATATATCTTgaaatactccgtacgaaACCTCAGTCACCCCTGCATCAGTGCCTAGTTTTGTCGCCAACGCGTAATCTTCATGGACGCCGTCAAAcgattcttctcttccccgcGCTTTGCGGTTGCTGGAGCCAGCAACGATGCGAACAAGTTCGGCTACAAGA AATACTGATAGTACTTGCTTGGTATCATCAACACTCTCTGCCCGTCACTCCCTTGAATCCTCGAGCACCACAGATCGATCTCCCCTCCAAGTCTTACCAGACTGTCCCTTCGCCTGGCGCTCTGCCTTCTCCCTCTCAAACTTCGCTGTCGGTTGTCACTCCTCCTGCGGTAACGCTGCCTCTGCTTCAGGAGGCTCATTCGGTCGGGATCCCGGCGGTCTGGTTGCAGCCGGGGACCTTTGACGATGCCGTGTTGGAATATGCCCGAGAACACTTTGAAGCAGCGATtgcaggagatggaggacgaGGCCACGAAGGCTGGTGTGTGTTGGtggatggagaagaaggattggACGCTGCTGGAGTGCAGTGGACGAGTCAAAAACTGTGA